From a single Bacteroidota bacterium genomic region:
- a CDS encoding class I SAM-dependent methyltransferase, whose translation MTDPTHSTWNKVAGLYAEKFMDLTIYNESYDVFSSLIRQPAASILDIGCGPGNCSRYLHRKNPGWTFHGVDVAPNMIRLYQENIPEAHVTVMDIRNIHELQSGYDGIIGGFCIPYLNAAESVSLFSSVKQLLNPGGVFYLSFVEGDPNNSGLRTASTGDQTYFYYHSLSAITAALQSAGFTLFQTSTVLYPQTPETFESHTILICH comes from the coding sequence ATGACAGATCCGACGCATTCCACCTGGAACAAAGTTGCCGGCCTCTACGCTGAAAAATTCATGGATCTGACCATCTACAACGAAAGTTATGATGTTTTCAGTTCCCTGATCAGGCAACCGGCTGCGAGCATTCTCGATATCGGCTGTGGTCCCGGCAACTGTTCCCGTTACCTCCACCGGAAAAATCCGGGCTGGACATTTCACGGAGTCGATGTAGCGCCTAACATGATTCGTTTATATCAGGAAAATATTCCGGAAGCCCATGTAACAGTTATGGATATACGAAATATCCATGAATTACAATCCGGCTACGATGGAATTATAGGTGGTTTTTGTATTCCTTATCTCAATGCTGCTGAAAGTGTCTCACTTTTTTCTTCCGTCAAACAACTGTTAAACCCCGGCGGTGTATTTTATCTCAGCTTTGTTGAGGGTGATCCGAACAACTCCGGACTCCGCACTGCCAGCACCGGCGACCAGACCTATTTTTATTACCATTCTCTTTCTGCCATTACAGCAGCATTACAGAGTGCAGGGTTTACTCTTTTTCAAACCTCCACCGTGCTGTATCCTCAAACACCTGAAACTTTTGAATCACATACTATTCTTATATGTCACTGA
- a CDS encoding MFS transporter, whose translation MTLIAKLFKTNSPLSESPPLRYFTFIVLYFSQGIPEGITLFGIPAWMAMNGKSAGEIAGYSAVVLIPFSLKILLAPMMERYVYLPMGRRRPWLLFGQFGILCSLIAISFVPNPLENIALLTGTVVCLHIFIIFQDIATDSLVIDIVPIEQQGKANSLMWGSKAIGSSISLITGSWLINHYNLSMAVSVMSVVIFLIMMVPLSLRERSGEKLLPWTAGKTSPDAAFMTVDSWNKLFKSFKQVVLLPNSVLVLLSVFSIMAAIHYMRTLLPIFTIQELGWNNQFYSNVYSISNLTGGICGMLIGGLLIQRIGVVRMIQYGLIIISLLVITMAFSSSLWKNINFVCAYIGVFCTLITLINIGILALAMHLCWRRISAMQFTFSMTIFNLGLSSGAGLLAAIRSFFEWQTIFLFFPLIMLLALLILRFIKTGKHLEQVEKLEGAYVDILEKETSLLVKSETN comes from the coding sequence ATGACTCTTATAGCGAAACTCTTTAAAACAAATTCCCCACTCTCCGAAAGTCCCCCTTTAAGATATTTTACCTTCATCGTTCTGTATTTCTCGCAGGGGATTCCGGAGGGAATTACCCTTTTTGGTATTCCCGCATGGATGGCCATGAATGGTAAAAGCGCAGGTGAAATAGCAGGTTATAGTGCAGTCGTTTTGATTCCATTCAGTCTGAAAATTTTACTGGCGCCCATGATGGAAAGATATGTTTATCTACCCATGGGAAGAAGAAGGCCCTGGCTGTTATTCGGACAATTTGGTATACTCTGCAGTTTGATAGCCATTTCATTCGTACCAAACCCTTTGGAAAATATTGCCTTACTGACAGGAACGGTAGTTTGTTTGCACATATTTATCATATTTCAGGATATTGCCACGGATAGTTTAGTTATTGATATTGTCCCCATCGAACAACAGGGAAAAGCCAATAGCCTGATGTGGGGTTCGAAAGCGATTGGATCATCTATTTCCTTAATCACGGGGAGCTGGCTGATCAACCACTATAATTTATCCATGGCTGTGTCCGTCATGTCAGTGGTGATATTTCTTATCATGATGGTACCACTTTCATTGAGAGAACGAAGCGGTGAAAAACTTCTCCCCTGGACCGCCGGAAAAACATCTCCTGACGCTGCATTCATGACCGTTGATAGCTGGAATAAATTGTTTAAATCATTCAAGCAAGTGGTTTTGCTTCCTAATAGTGTATTAGTGCTTCTTTCCGTTTTCAGTATAATGGCCGCCATTCATTACATGAGAACACTCTTGCCCATTTTTACTATACAGGAACTAGGTTGGAACAACCAGTTCTATTCCAATGTCTATTCCATCTCCAACCTCACCGGCGGAATCTGCGGAATGCTGATTGGCGGACTCCTTATTCAACGCATTGGGGTAGTTCGTATGATTCAATATGGTCTTATTATCATATCATTACTTGTGATAACCATGGCCTTTTCATCTTCGCTTTGGAAAAATATTAATTTCGTTTGTGCATACATTGGTGTTTTTTGTACGCTGATTACATTAATCAATATTGGTATTCTGGCTTTGGCTATGCATTTGTGTTGGAGACGAATTTCTGCCATGCAATTTACATTCAGCATGACTATTTTCAACCTGGGATTGTCATCGGGAGCGGGTTTGCTGGCGGCTATTCGTTCGTTTTTCGAATGGCAAACGATTTTTCTGTTTTTTCCATTGATAATGCTACTGGCCCTGCTCATTCTGAGATTTATCAAAACCGGCAAACACCTGGAGCAGGTGGAAAAACTGGAAGGTGCTTATGTAGACATTCTGGAGAAAGAGACCAGTCTGCTTGTAAAATCTGAAACAAACTAA
- a CDS encoding T9SS type A sorting domain-containing protein has translation MKQISAFLLWLIITATSGYSQVINWQAAAGGGHQLVFGDMVLTPDSGFAVTSRLFSPVANEAQDPPFTANWALSMNYWIVKYNSDRKIQWQKRFGGTKIDRPASLMVTRDGGFIVGGTSDSPISGNKTEASVMNDAWIVKVDPNGNVIWQNTIRAADDDYLTCMDTTLDNGVIMAITTNSGIGLKKTVPLYGVYDCWLVKLDSSGNVQWQNVVFLPGYDVVYIKKIVQLSDGGYIALGNQGISSGAISSPVLLRLDSLGNLIWNQPFFSSGGDDDIEALEVTSDGSFLVGVTSSGGISPWKSDSLIGYDDVWLLKFDSLGNYLWDNSYGSTNSDQIFDICLSTSGDIYLIGRSNSTIGFDKTERSWGDFDYWALKVSNNGIKLWDKTIGGKGIDTGYRIKLLPNGDILIGGESWSPSGCDRRNFIRGIEDLWLMSLTENYNEITGNVFTDMNSNSIQDSGDFIPQNLKIQTNDSNYFSFISYDGTYKMLVEDNTYNFLPDSNPYYGVNPALNTATFTGFKQIDSLNNFILHPYVFIQDLKITLAPPALVRPGFNASYMISCENKGTVPVPAQIYFKLYPNTSYISSTATPILQTSDSVLWDIGIVNPGQNKIISVTIKLDTIIQVGDILNSYAQALPIATDFAPSDNNATWESIVRGSMDPNDILVDKRTIEYSTLPSNPTLRYTIRFQNTGNAPATIVNIINNLPIKLLDATFELEASSHPVNIEYTKNSRMLKFDFPGILLPDSGTNNEQSMGFVQYSIRPLTNLVPGDSIRNKALIYFDYNSPVITNYAITAIVQTTSVEEVVANGKLNVYPNPATNVLNISLPESVQPGIVMVYDLQGRLIWQEKVNQVNEMYRMSLQAVDPGMYTIQFISGNNRYSSRFVRL, from the coding sequence ATGAAACAGATTTCAGCATTCCTTCTTTGGTTAATCATTACTGCCACTTCCGGTTATTCTCAAGTAATCAACTGGCAGGCGGCTGCGGGAGGCGGACACCAACTTGTTTTTGGCGATATGGTTTTAACTCCTGACAGCGGGTTTGCTGTAACCAGTAGGCTCTTCAGCCCCGTAGCGAATGAAGCGCAGGATCCACCTTTTACTGCTAATTGGGCACTAAGTATGAATTACTGGATAGTAAAGTATAATTCAGACCGAAAAATTCAATGGCAAAAGAGATTTGGAGGAACCAAAATAGATAGGCCCGCTAGCTTAATGGTAACAAGAGACGGTGGATTCATTGTTGGCGGAACTTCTGATTCTCCCATCAGCGGTAATAAAACAGAGGCATCCGTAATGAATGATGCCTGGATAGTTAAAGTTGATCCCAACGGAAATGTTATATGGCAGAATACGATTCGAGCAGCTGATGATGATTATCTCACTTGCATGGATACTACTTTGGATAATGGAGTGATCATGGCGATCACTACTAATTCAGGAATTGGACTTAAAAAAACAGTACCACTTTATGGTGTGTATGATTGCTGGTTGGTGAAACTTGATTCGTCTGGAAATGTGCAATGGCAAAACGTGGTGTTTTTACCCGGATATGATGTTGTATATATCAAGAAAATTGTACAATTATCGGACGGAGGGTATATCGCTTTAGGAAACCAAGGAATTAGTAGTGGCGCCATTTCGAGTCCCGTGTTATTAAGACTAGATAGTCTTGGAAACCTCATATGGAATCAACCTTTCTTTAGTTCTGGAGGAGACGATGACATAGAGGCACTCGAAGTTACATCAGATGGTAGTTTTCTAGTCGGCGTGACTTCAAGTGGAGGAATTTCCCCTTGGAAATCAGATAGCTTAATTGGTTATGATGATGTTTGGCTCTTAAAGTTCGATAGTTTAGGAAATTATTTATGGGATAATAGTTACGGTAGTACTAATTCAGATCAGATTTTTGACATATGTTTAAGTACTTCGGGAGATATATATTTAATAGGAAGATCAAATTCAACTATTGGATTTGATAAAACAGAGCGAAGTTGGGGAGATTTTGATTACTGGGCTTTGAAGGTGAGCAACAATGGAATAAAGTTGTGGGATAAAACGATAGGGGGGAAAGGCATAGATACTGGTTATCGAATAAAGTTGTTACCGAATGGAGATATTTTAATTGGAGGAGAATCGTGGTCGCCAAGTGGTTGTGATAGGCGGAATTTTATAAGGGGAATTGAAGATTTATGGCTGATGTCGCTTACTGAAAACTATAACGAAATTACCGGTAATGTTTTTACCGATATGAACTCAAATTCAATTCAAGACTCCGGTGATTTCATTCCTCAAAATTTAAAAATTCAAACCAATGACTCAAATTATTTTTCTTTTATCAGTTATGACGGGACGTATAAAATGTTAGTGGAAGATAACACTTACAATTTTTTACCCGATTCAAATCCTTACTATGGCGTAAATCCTGCTTTGAATACAGCCACCTTTACAGGATTTAAACAAATAGATTCCCTGAACAATTTTATTCTCCACCCCTATGTGTTCATTCAGGATCTTAAGATTACACTTGCTCCACCGGCGTTGGTTCGTCCGGGATTTAATGCCAGCTATATGATAAGTTGTGAAAATAAAGGCACGGTTCCTGTTCCGGCGCAAATCTATTTCAAACTTTATCCAAATACCTCTTATATCTCTTCAACAGCTACACCAATTTTACAGACTTCAGATTCTGTATTGTGGGATATTGGCATTGTAAATCCCGGGCAAAATAAAATTATTAGCGTTACCATTAAACTGGATACTATAATTCAGGTGGGAGATATTTTAAATTCATATGCACAGGCTTTACCCATTGCCACCGATTTTGCCCCGAGTGATAATAATGCCACCTGGGAATCGATTGTCAGAGGAAGTATGGATCCCAATGATATTTTAGTGGATAAACGCACCATCGAATACAGTACATTGCCCTCGAACCCAACCCTCAGGTACACCATTCGTTTTCAAAACACAGGTAATGCTCCGGCTACCATTGTAAATATTATTAATAATCTCCCTATAAAATTATTGGATGCAACATTTGAACTGGAAGCATCTTCCCATCCTGTTAACATAGAATATACAAAAAATTCACGGATGTTAAAATTTGATTTTCCCGGTATCCTTCTGCCCGACAGCGGCACCAACAATGAGCAGTCGATGGGATTTGTTCAGTACTCCATTCGCCCACTTACCAATCTGGTGCCGGGCGATTCAATCAGAAACAAAGCCTTAATTTATTTTGATTATAATAGTCCTGTAATAACTAATTATGCCATTACAGCAATTGTACAAACAACTTCTGTAGAGGAAGTGGTAGCGAACGGAAAGTTAAATGTCTATCCGAACCCTGCAACGAATGTTTTAAACATAAGCTTACCTGAAAGTGTTCAGCCGGGAATAGTGATGGTTTATGATCTTCAGGGACGTTTAATTTGGCAGGAGAAAGTGAATCAGGTGAATGAAATGTATCGGATGAGTTTACAGGCTGTTGATCCCGGAATGTATACCATTCAATTTATTTCCGGTAACAACCGGTATTCCTCCCGTTTTGTGAGGTTATAA
- a CDS encoding T9SS type A sorting domain-containing protein, whose product MKKVKDNLLHKLTLLLILLATTTFSQEIEWQNTIGGSNLDNLYCAEQTADGGYILGGSSGSNISGDKSENSLGGDDIWIVKTDRVGNILWQNTIGGGGMDQVYSIQQTVDGGYILGGSSTSNISGDKTENSNGSWDYWIVKTDSLGNIQWQNTIGGSESDQLKSIKQTADGGYFLGGYSFSNLSGDKTENNIGSDDMWIVKTDSLGNIQWQNTIGGYHSDRLTSIDQTTDGGYIFGFYSGSGLSGDKTEQSNGSWDYWIVKSDSLGNIQWQNTIGGSGDDKLYSVKQTVDGGYILGGSSSSFISGDKTEPSTGGHDFWILKTDSTGNIQWQNTIWGSNNDELISIDQTADGGYALGGYSKSFISGDKSENSLMQSIPRYDFWIIKTDPAGSIQWQNTIGGSNDDYLTSFKQTADGGSIIGGRTPSNISGDKTEDGNGSFDYWIVKISNKYNLITGQIFIDLNSNGIHDNGESMLPAQKIKEQNTGRFTFSDQSGNYSVLVIDSGNFTVSPQSVICYNLSPGTQSATFVGTHQTDSLNNFAFQPLGVFEDVCVTITPLGNFRSGFNASYMISYGNYGTTTVSPTVYFYPYNNVTFQSATVTPSQIFPDSVLWNLPALTPFQTGSIIVTVNVNLGLPIGTLINSSAHIEPYTTDDNPSCNNSNWEVYTTGSFDPNDILVNEDTLTTTQLSNAPWLEYIIRFQNTGNDTAFTVKILNPIDTNKLNLSTFEFVNASHPVNLNWINYQRNMEFKFENILLPDSNSNEPLSHGFVRYRIQPKTNLSAGDSITNFAAIYFDFNEPVITNTAKTSIILPTGIASGTPVPGILHVFPNPAENTINISGIQLENGKAQLRLTDIYGKLILEKTVTSITTTLETNALSSGVYLIQSGEMRATFVKQ is encoded by the coding sequence ATGAAAAAAGTTAAAGACAATCTTCTTCATAAACTGACCTTGCTTTTAATTCTATTGGCAACTACTACCTTTTCTCAGGAAATCGAATGGCAGAATACGATTGGGGGGAGTAATCTTGACAACTTATATTGTGCTGAGCAAACTGCTGATGGAGGGTATATATTGGGTGGGAGTTCTGGTTCAAATATCTCTGGTGATAAGTCAGAAAACAGTTTAGGAGGGGATGATATTTGGATAGTAAAAACGGATCGAGTTGGTAATATCCTATGGCAGAATACGATTGGAGGGGGAGGTATGGATCAGGTGTACTCCATTCAGCAAACTGTCGATGGGGGCTATATTTTAGGAGGAAGTTCCACTTCCAATATCTCCGGAGATAAGACAGAGAATAGTAATGGAAGTTGGGACTACTGGATTGTTAAGACCGATTCACTCGGCAATATTCAATGGCAGAATACAATCGGCGGTAGTGAAAGTGATCAATTGAAATCTATAAAGCAAACTGCTGATGGGGGCTATTTTTTAGGAGGATATTCTTTTTCTAACCTATCAGGAGATAAGACAGAGAATAATATTGGAAGTGATGATATGTGGATTGTCAAGACTGATTCGTTGGGCAATATCCAATGGCAGAATACTATAGGTGGGTATCATAGTGATCGACTTACATCCATTGATCAAACAACTGATGGGGGCTATATTTTTGGTTTTTACTCCGGTTCTGGCTTATCTGGTGATAAGACAGAGCAGAGTAATGGTAGTTGGGACTATTGGATTGTGAAGTCCGATTCACTGGGGAATATTCAATGGCAGAATACGATTGGTGGGAGTGGTGATGATAAACTCTACTCCGTTAAGCAAACAGTGGATGGCGGGTATATTTTGGGTGGATCTTCAAGTTCTTTCATATCAGGTGATAAAACGGAACCTAGTACCGGAGGACATGATTTCTGGATTTTGAAAACAGATAGCACGGGAAATATTCAATGGCAGAATACTATTTGGGGGAGCAATAATGATGAACTGATTTCCATTGATCAAACCGCTGATGGAGGGTATGCTTTGGGTGGATATTCAAAGTCATTTATATCGGGAGATAAATCAGAAAATAGTTTGATGCAAAGTATACCACGTTATGATTTCTGGATCATTAAAACTGATCCTGCAGGTTCTATCCAATGGCAGAATACGATAGGTGGAAGTAATGATGATTATTTAACCTCATTTAAACAAACTGCTGACGGTGGCTCTATAATAGGAGGACGCACTCCATCCAATATCTCCGGAGATAAAACGGAAGATGGTAATGGAAGTTTTGACTATTGGATTGTCAAAATATCCAATAAGTACAATTTGATTACTGGTCAAATATTTATTGACTTAAACAGCAATGGCATACATGATAATGGAGAATCTATGTTGCCCGCTCAGAAGATTAAAGAACAAAATACGGGTCGTTTCACCTTTAGTGATCAGAGTGGAAACTATTCAGTTCTTGTTATTGATTCCGGAAATTTCACTGTCTCACCACAATCAGTAATCTGTTATAATCTCTCGCCCGGAACTCAATCTGCAACCTTTGTAGGAACCCACCAAACCGATTCCCTCAACAATTTTGCTTTCCAACCGTTAGGTGTATTTGAAGATGTTTGTGTAACCATTACTCCATTGGGAAATTTCCGCAGCGGCTTCAATGCGAGTTATATGATTAGTTATGGCAACTACGGTACCACTACGGTTTCACCTACCGTATATTTTTATCCATACAACAATGTCACTTTTCAATCCGCAACAGTTACACCGAGCCAAATCTTTCCTGATTCAGTCCTATGGAATTTGCCCGCATTAACACCCTTCCAAACCGGCAGCATTATCGTCACCGTAAATGTTAACCTGGGACTTCCCATCGGCACCCTCATCAACAGCAGCGCGCATATTGAACCTTATACTACCGATGATAATCCGAGCTGCAACAACAGCAATTGGGAAGTGTACACCACCGGCTCCTTTGATCCGAATGATATTCTCGTGAATGAAGACACCCTCACCACCACACAACTCAGCAACGCGCCCTGGTTAGAGTACATCATCCGCTTTCAAAATACCGGTAACGATACAGCTTTCACCGTAAAAATTCTCAATCCGATTGATACCAACAAACTCAATCTTTCCACTTTCGAATTTGTAAACGCATCGCATCCCGTTAACCTCAACTGGATCAACTACCAGCGCAATATGGAGTTTAAGTTTGAAAATATTCTCCTCCCCGATAGCAACTCTAACGAACCCCTCTCGCATGGCTTTGTTCGCTATCGCATCCAACCCAAAACAAATCTTTCCGCAGGGGATTCCATCACCAACTTCGCGGCCATCTACTTTGATTTCAATGAACCTGTGATCACCAACACAGCTAAAACCAGTATTATTCTTCCTACGGGAATTGCATCCGGAACTCCTGTACCCGGTATCCTTCATGTCTTCCCTAATCCTGCAGAAAATACAATTAATATCTCCGGTATTCAATTGGAAAATGGGAAAGCGCAGTTGCGGTTGACGGATATTTATGGTAAACTGATTCTTGAAAAAACAGTGACATCAATAACAACAACTCTAGAAACAAATGCGCTCTCCTCGGGAGTTTATTTGATTCAGTCGGGAGAAATGAGAGCTACGTTTGTGAAACAGTAA
- a CDS encoding T9SS type A sorting domain-containing protein, with protein sequence MKKIKNSFILKWTLLLFFNTSITFAQEIEWQNTIGGSLTDHLSSIQQTSDGGFILGGQSTSDISGDKTENSLGGIDYWIVKTDAVGNIQWQNTIGGNLDDALRSVQQTTDGGYIIGGTSNSNISGDKTENSNGDDDYWIVKTDSIGNIQWQNTIGGSNDDWLFSIQQTSDGGFIIGGTSWSNTSGDKNENIVGMGGNDFWIVKADALGNIQWQNTIGGSNIDWLFSIKQSFDGGYFIGGRSTSGISGDKTENALGFEDYWIVKTDSVGNIQWQNTIGGNNTDALTTVELTADGGYIIGGFSGSGISGDKTERRKGIWDYWVLKIDSIGNIQWQRTIGGSGADVLLSLQQTDDGGYIFGGSSGSLISGDKTENSLGINNYWVIKTDVQGAIIWQNTIGGLGDDQLASLQQTNDGGFILGGHSNSLIAGDKTENSNGNFDYWMVKLTNSYNIISGKLFADLNSNSANDVGESVLTGRKVIEQSNGEFAFTDHNGDYSLVVFDSGNFTVSPQPVNWYNPVPASHSVNFTTIYETDSLNDFAFQPQGAYDDVCITISPLGNFRSGLNAYYQISYGNYGTTTLAPTVIFYPANTISFLSATVTPGQITPDSVLWNLPSLAPFQTGTFVVTVNVNSGLPIGTLINSSVHIEPYATDVNPICNNSNWEVYTTGSFDPNDILVNEDTLTTTQLSNAPWLEYIIRFQNTGNDTAFTVKILNPIDTSKLNLSTFEFVNASHPVNLNWINYQRNMEFKFENILLPDTNSNEPLSHGFVRYRIQPKTNLSAGDSITNFAAIYFDFNEPVITNTAKTSIILPTGIASASPTRGKLHVFPNPSENTINISGIQLENGRAQLRLTDIYGKLILEKTVTTTTSTLETNQLSNGVYLIQSGGVRATFVKQ encoded by the coding sequence ATGAAAAAAATCAAGAACAGTTTTATTCTTAAATGGACTTTGCTTTTATTTTTTAATACATCAATTACTTTCGCCCAAGAAATCGAATGGCAGAATACGATTGGAGGAAGTCTTACTGATCATCTTAGCTCTATACAACAAACGTCTGATGGCGGTTTTATTTTGGGTGGGCAATCCACCTCAGACATATCCGGAGATAAAACGGAAAATAGTTTAGGAGGAATTGATTATTGGATTGTTAAAACCGATGCGGTAGGAAATATTCAATGGCAGAATACCATAGGTGGAAATTTGGATGATGCGTTAAGATCTGTTCAGCAAACCACTGATGGAGGATATATCATAGGTGGAACTTCTAACTCCAATATCTCAGGTGATAAAACTGAAAATTCAAATGGTGACGATGATTATTGGATCGTAAAAACAGATTCTATTGGAAATATTCAGTGGCAAAATACCATTGGTGGCAGTAATGACGATTGGCTTTTTTCCATTCAGCAAACTTCTGATGGAGGATTTATCATCGGCGGAACCTCCTGGTCAAACACATCAGGCGATAAGAATGAAAATATTGTTGGTATGGGCGGGAATGATTTTTGGATTGTAAAAGCGGACGCTCTGGGAAACATTCAATGGCAAAATACCATTGGTGGAAGTAATATTGATTGGCTATTTTCCATCAAGCAATCCTTTGATGGGGGATACTTTATTGGTGGAAGATCCACCTCCGGTATTTCTGGAGATAAAACAGAAAATGCTTTAGGATTTGAAGATTACTGGATTGTTAAAACCGATTCTGTGGGAAATATTCAATGGCAGAATACTATTGGTGGAAATAATACTGATGCATTAACTACTGTCGAACTTACAGCGGATGGAGGATATATTATTGGTGGATTTTCCGGTTCCGGCATTTCAGGCGACAAGACAGAAAGGCGTAAAGGTATTTGGGATTATTGGGTTTTAAAAATTGACTCAATTGGAAACATTCAGTGGCAGAGAACCATAGGAGGGAGTGGAGCCGATGTCCTATTATCGCTCCAACAAACTGATGATGGAGGGTATATTTTTGGCGGATCATCCGGTTCACTCATATCCGGAGATAAAACTGAAAATAGCCTGGGAATAAATAATTACTGGGTAATAAAAACTGATGTTCAGGGTGCGATTATTTGGCAGAATACCATTGGAGGTTTAGGGGATGATCAGCTGGCTTCACTTCAACAAACCAATGACGGAGGATTTATTTTAGGCGGACATTCTAATTCTTTGATAGCCGGAGATAAGACAGAAAATAGTAATGGGAATTTTGATTACTGGATGGTTAAATTAACTAACTCCTATAATATCATATCTGGTAAATTATTTGCTGACCTCAACAGTAATTCTGCAAACGATGTTGGGGAGTCGGTTCTTACAGGAAGGAAAGTGATAGAGCAAAGCAATGGAGAATTTGCATTCACTGATCATAATGGCGATTATTCTCTTGTAGTGTTTGATTCAGGAAATTTCACTGTGTCGCCACAACCTGTAAACTGGTATAATCCTGTTCCTGCATCGCACTCAGTCAATTTTACAACAATTTATGAAACCGATTCGCTCAATGATTTTGCTTTTCAACCGCAAGGAGCCTATGATGATGTCTGTATTACTATTTCTCCACTGGGTAATTTCAGAAGTGGTTTGAATGCATATTATCAAATTAGTTATGGTAATTACGGAACTACGACGCTTGCACCCACCGTGATTTTTTATCCGGCTAATACTATTAGTTTTTTGTCAGCAACAGTTACTCCCGGCCAAATCACTCCTGATTCAGTGTTATGGAATTTGCCTTCACTCGCCCCATTCCAAACCGGTACTTTCGTTGTTACAGTAAATGTAAATTCAGGACTTCCCATCGGCACACTCATCAACAGTAGCGTACATATTGAACCTTATGCCACCGATGTCAACCCCATTTGCAACAATAGTAATTGGGAAGTGTACACCACCGGCTCCTTTGATCCGAATGATATTCTCGTGAATGAAGACACCCTCACCACCACACAACTCAGCAACGCGCCCTGGTTAGAGTACATCATCCGCTTTCAAAATACCGGCAACGATACAGCATTCACCGTAAAAATTCTCAATCCGATTGATACCAGTAAACTCAATCTTTCCACTTTCGAATTTGTAAACGCATCGCATCCCGTTAACCTCAACTGGATCAACTACCAGCGCAATATGGAGTTTAAGTTTGAAAATATTCTCCTCCCCGATACCAACTCTAACGAACCCCTCTCGCATGGCTTTGTTCGCTATCGCATCCAACCCAAAACAAATCTTTCCGCAGGAGATTCTATCACCAACTTCGCTGCCATTTACTTTGATTTTAACGAACCTGTGATCACCAATACCGCAAAAACGAGTATTATTCTTCCTACGGGAATTGCATCTGCATCACCAACACGCGGCAAATTGCATGTCTTCCCAAATCCTTCGGAGAATACAATCAACATCTCCGGCATTCAATTGGAGAATGGGAGAGCGCAGTTGAGGTTGACGGATATTTATGGGAAGTTAATTCTTGAGAAAACGGTGACAACTACAACTTCAACACTAGAAACAAATCAGCTCTCTAATGGGGTCTATCTGATTCAATCAGGGGGAGTGAGGGCGACGTTTGTGAAACAGTAA